The window ACTCCCTCACCGAAGGGGTGGGAGATCCCGTGGGCGAGGAGTGGCGCGGCTGGGCCGCGCTGCTCGCCGCCGGGCTCGCACCGGCCGACGCGCCCGTGGAGTTCGTCAACCTCGCGGTCAGCGGCGCCCAGACGCGTGACGTCCTGGAACGCCAGACCCCGGCCGCGCTGGCCGAGCGGCCGGACATCGCCTCGGTCGTCATCGGCGTCAACGACACCCTGCGGTGCACCTTCGACATCCACGCCGTGGCCGAACGGCTCGACGAGGTGTACGCCGCGTTCACCGGGCAGGGCGCGCTCCTGCTCACCGCCTGTCTGCCCGACCCCGGCTCGATGCTGGGGCTGCCCGGGGCGCTGGCCCGCCCGCTCGCTCGGCGTCAGCGGGCCGTGAACGCGGTCGTGCACGCGCTGTCCGAGCGGCACGGAGCGGTGCATCTGCATGCCGCGGAGGGCGACTGGGTCACCGACCGGGCCATGTGGAGCTCGGACCGGCTGCACCCGGGGGAGCGGGGGCATCGGCAGCTCGCGCTCCACTTCCACGCGCTGCTCGCCGAGGCGGGCACCGCGACGGGGGTCGCGCCTTCCGCCGCGCCCGAGTTCCCCGAACCCACGCGGTCGGCCAGCCTGTGGTGGCTGGCCACCGCCGGGACCGGGTGGGTGGCTCGCCGCTGCACCGATCTGTTGCCCCAACTCCTCAGCCTGGCCGCGTCCGAGGTGCGTCACCGGGCGCGGGGGACGAGCGCGCGGCTCGACCTCAGTGCGTCCCATGCGGTGGCCGCGGCGCTGGCTGCTCTGTCGGTGAGCGGCGAGCAGCCGGACGCGGCCTAGCGCTCCGCGGGGTGGGCCGATATCTGGATGCGGGTCCGTTGTGGCTTGTCGCGCAGTTCCCCGCGCCCCTGAAGGGGCGCCCGGCACTTGGCCTGCTCCCTCGTCAGCGGCGGCGTACCACTACGAAGCGCACCGGGGTGCCCGGGACCGCCTGGGCCGTGGCGGGGAGGTCGGTGGGGCGGACGACCGCTATCACCGGGTAGCCGCCGGTGGTCGGGTGGTCGGCGAGGAACACCACGGGGCGGCCGTCCGGAGGAACCTGGACGGCGCCCAGCACCATTCCCTCGCTGGGCAGTTCGCCCGGTAGCGCCCGCTCAAGGGCGGGACCCTCCGTGCGCAGGCCGATGCGGTTGCTCGCCGAGGAGACCCGGTAGGTGTGCGTGGTGAGGGTGCGGATCGCCGCGGTCGTGAACCAGTCGTCGCGTGGGCCGAGTGTCACCCGCAGGATGAGTTCGGCGGGAGGCCGCGGGTGCGGGACGACGTCCACGCGCGCGTGGGGGGCCGTCGGCGTGCCCAGGGGGAGCACCGTTCCGTCGGTGAGGGGCGGCGGGCCCAGGCCCGACAGCAGGTCCGTCGAGCGGCTGCCGAGCACCGGCTCGACGGTCACCCCGCCCGACACGCCCACGTAACTGCGTACTCCGGAGACCGCCGTTCCCACGGACAGCAGTGCCCCGGCGGGCACACGCACCGGGGCTCCCCAGGCGACCGGGCGCCCGTCCACGGTGACCGGGCACGGGGCACCTCCCACGGCGACCATCACGGTCGAACGCGGCCGTACGTCGCAGCCGTTGAGCGTGGTCTCCAGGAGGGCGGCCCCGGGCGGATTGCCGACGAGCCGGTTGACCAGGGCGGCGGCGGGCGCGTCGAGCGCTCCGGAGCGCGGTACGCCCAGGTGCGCGTGGCCCGGGCGTCCCTGGTCCTGCACGGTGGTCAGCGCCCCGGCCCGTACGACGGCGAGTGCGCGGTCCGTCATCAGGACTCCACCGGGACGAAGCGGACCGGCGTGCCGGGCGACAACAGCGCGGCGGGCACGCGCGCGTGGTCCCACAGGACGACGTCCGTCGTCCCGATCAGCTGCCAGCCGCCCGGCGACGAGCGCGGGTACACGCCCGTGTACGGACCCGCGAGGCCGACGGAACCCGCAGGGACGGTCGTACGGGGTGTCGCGTGCCGGGGCACGCCGTAGCGGGCCGGGAGCCCGGTCAGATAGCCGAAGCCCGGGGCGAACCCGCAGAAGGCGACCCGGAATTCGGCCGCCGCGTGGATCCGCGCGACCTCCTGCGGGGACACGGCCCAGTGGCCGGCGACGGCCGCGAGGTCCGGGCCGTCGTAGCGGACGGGTATCTCGACGACCTCCTGCGCGCGCGCAGGCGCGGGCGGCAGCTTCGACGTGGTCAGCCTGGCGGCCAGCCCGGCCGGGTCGTCGAGGCCGTCCAGAAGGACCGTACGAGCCGCCGGGACGAGCTCGCGCACGGAGAGCGAGCCCTCCGCGCGGCGTCGGAGCAGATCGGCGTGCAGGGCCTGTGCCTCCTCGTCCGTCGACACCTCGACGAGCAGCGCACGGTCGCCGACCGGCAGTGCCCTCATACGAACGCCTCCACACGGATGCCCGACTCCTCGAGCCGTGCACGGACCAGGCGGGCCAGGTCCACCGCGCCGGGCGTGTCGCCGTGCAGGCACAAGGAGCGGGCCCGAACCGGGATGTCACGCCCGGATCGGGACGTCACGACACCAGAACGGGCGAGGGTCACCGAGCGTTCCACGACGGCGGTCGGATCGGTGATCACCGCGCCGTCCCGGCCGCGCGGCACCAGCGTGCCCTCGTCGGTGTAGGCGCGGTCCGCGAACGCCTCGGTGACGACCGGGAGTCCGGCCTTCGCGGCCACGTCGAGGAGACGCGAGCCGGGCAGGCCGAGCACCGGGAGCGCGGCGTCCGCGAGCCGCACGCCCTCCACGACCGCACCGGCCTGTTCCTCGTCGTGCACGACGCGGTTGTAGAGCGCGCCGTGCGGTTTGACGTACGCCACGCGCGCGCCCGCCGCGCGCGTGAAGACCTCCAGGGCGCCTATCTGGTAGGCCACTTCGGACGCCAGCTCGTAGGGCGGCACGTCCATCGCGCGTCGCCCGAAGCCCGCCAGGTCCCGGTAGGAGACCTGGGCGCCGATCCGTACGCCGCGCTCGGCCGCCAGGTCGCAGACCCGGCGCATGGTGGCCGCGTCCCCGGCGTGGAAGCCGCAGGCCACGTTGGCGCTGGTGACGACGGACAGCAGCTGTTCGTCGTCGGTCAGGCGCCAGCGGCCGAAGCCCTCGCCGAGGTCGGCGTTCAGATCGATCGTGCTCATGGAGTGCCGTTCCTCCCGGTCAGGCGACGCGGTACTGCTCGTCGCGGGCGTCGGTGATGAACATCTGGCCCGGCGAGTGTGTGATCGCGAACGGTGGGCGCGAGGCCATCACCGCGGCCTGCGGCGTCACACCGCAGGCCCAGAACACCGGGATGTCGTCCGGCCCGGCCTC is drawn from Streptomyces liliifuscus and contains these coding sequences:
- a CDS encoding 5-oxoprolinase subunit C family protein, encoding MTDRALAVVRAGALTTVQDQGRPGHAHLGVPRSGALDAPAAALVNRLVGNPPGAALLETTLNGCDVRPRSTVMVAVGGAPCPVTVDGRPVAWGAPVRVPAGALLSVGTAVSGVRSYVGVSGGVTVEPVLGSRSTDLLSGLGPPPLTDGTVLPLGTPTAPHARVDVVPHPRPPAELILRVTLGPRDDWFTTAAIRTLTTHTYRVSSASNRIGLRTEGPALERALPGELPSEGMVLGAVQVPPDGRPVVFLADHPTTGGYPVIAVVRPTDLPATAQAVPGTPVRFVVVRRR
- the pxpB gene encoding 5-oxoprolinase subunit PxpB; the encoded protein is MRALPVGDRALLVEVSTDEEAQALHADLLRRRAEGSLSVRELVPAARTVLLDGLDDPAGLAARLTTSKLPPAPARAQEVVEIPVRYDGPDLAAVAGHWAVSPQEVARIHAAAEFRVAFCGFAPGFGYLTGLPARYGVPRHATPRTTVPAGSVGLAGPYTGVYPRSSPGGWQLIGTTDVVLWDHARVPAALLSPGTPVRFVPVES
- a CDS encoding LamB/YcsF family protein, giving the protein MSTIDLNADLGEGFGRWRLTDDEQLLSVVTSANVACGFHAGDAATMRRVCDLAAERGVRIGAQVSYRDLAGFGRRAMDVPPYELASEVAYQIGALEVFTRAAGARVAYVKPHGALYNRVVHDEEQAGAVVEGVRLADAALPVLGLPGSRLLDVAAKAGLPVVTEAFADRAYTDEGTLVPRGRDGAVITDPTAVVERSVTLARSGVVTSRSGRDIPVRARSLCLHGDTPGAVDLARLVRARLEESGIRVEAFV
- a CDS encoding SGNH/GDSL hydrolase family protein translates to MRPLRFVALGDSLTEGVGDPVGEEWRGWAALLAAGLAPADAPVEFVNLAVSGAQTRDVLERQTPAALAERPDIASVVIGVNDTLRCTFDIHAVAERLDEVYAAFTGQGALLLTACLPDPGSMLGLPGALARPLARRQRAVNAVVHALSERHGAVHLHAAEGDWVTDRAMWSSDRLHPGERGHRQLALHFHALLAEAGTATGVAPSAAPEFPEPTRSASLWWLATAGTGWVARRCTDLLPQLLSLAASEVRHRARGTSARLDLSASHAVAAALAALSVSGEQPDAA